The window CGGTCCACCCAGTGTCGCCGCCTCCGTACTGGGTGTGGGTGCGTACGTGCCAGCTTCGTGCAGGTCAACGGACGACTCCGCCAAAAAAGGCTGttcgcctgcctgcctgtctgccatcgtcgagagACCGACAACCCGGTCCTCCCAACGCCAACCCCCCTCCGCTTCCCTCCGCTTCCCTCCGCTTCGGCAAGCGACGCTCGCCATGTTTGGGCCCTTTCGATTCACAAATCCTCTCTCGGGCGGCCTGCTGTGGAAGATCCCCTGGCGGTTGTCGCGATTCCAGaagcggcggcaccggctgCGCCTGCGAGCCGTCGacagcgtcgtcgccaccgtcgacagCGCACTCGCCAAGCAGGGGCAGACGCTCGAGGCTCTGCAGCGGTGGAAGGCCGAGatgccgaccgaggccgagatgctGCCGCGCGACAAGTACACCATGTTCGACCGCAAGGCGAAAAAGTATCGCAAGGGTATCCATAGTGCGTGCCTTCTTCCTCCCTGCCCCTTCGGAATCGAGACGCTGACGCGGTGTGCAGAGCTCCCCAAGTGGACGAGGGTTTCGCAACGAGTCAACCCGCCGGGATACTGAGAGGAGCCGCCGAGATGGCAAcgccatggacgacggcgtcgtctcgTTGAAAGCCGAGTCGAGCAAACCACCCGCACAGGCCTGTCGTGTACGATACCATCTGCGACGTGAAGCCCTCGATCGAAATGCCTCGAGGCAACGGTAGATGTGGGCGTGGGCCTGGGAAGAAGATAGAcggcatgtactgtacaatagACGACAGCGCAGCCCCGCAGACGCATCATGAGGCGCAGGCGGCAGGGCTAGATGCAAACATCCCATTCATTGCGGAGGGTATCACGGCACCGAGCCAAATCAAAGCCaagccccctccccccccaaTCGTCCCGTTCCATGCCGGCCCATTCTACTGAACGTAgcgtccctcgtcgtcgtattCCTTCATTCGCTCCGACTGAATGGCCCTGCCTATGCCGCCGCGGCCTTCGTCGTAGTCTTCGCGGTACTCGTCCCGCACCTGGCCGCCCGACTTGCCGCGCCCGTACTGCCGGCCCTCCTCGAAGCCCGGGTCCAGGTCTGTGCGGATGATGCGCTCATCGAGCttggtgccgccgacgtacTTCATGCAGTCGAGGGCGTCTTGGTGGGTGTAGTACTCGACGAAGCAAAAGCCGCACGGCGTTTTCTGGAACCGGTCGAGGCCCATGACGAGCCGTTTGATTTCGCCGCACTTGGAGAAGAGCTCGTAGACTTGCTCCTCGGTAGTGTAGAAGGACCTGGCTCCCGTTAGTGCTTGCGGCCCTTGCCTTTACTGTCTCAAGCGCCGTGCGCATCTCGGCCAGGAGGGCACCAACAGGTTGCCGACGTAGAGggtcgtcgcctcggcgaggggatccacggccggctcggccgcttggtcgccgccgtcggtctcGTCGCGATCACGTCTGCGCTTATTCTGCGAATTCGTGAGCTTCcatgcggccgccgaggtACCGGGCGGGGGGGGCGCAGCCACGAACCCTGCTCTGATAGTATGCGCTCGGCCTATCGAGCCGTTCGACCGTACTTTGAGGTGCCCTGGGAGCCATTTGGAGCCGTCCACTGTCGTTGATGGTTGGGTCGTCGAGGGTAGCCTGATGTCCGTCCTGCCGGTAGCTTTGTCTTCTTTGGGCTCCAGCCCAGCCGCAGAC of the Drechmeria coniospora strain ARSEF 6962 chromosome 01, whole genome shotgun sequence genome contains:
- a CDS encoding nuclear cap binding protein subunit 2 encodes the protein MAGKISTEVRVPRGWLPNCKTAYRIHKHHGNALSSPLRRTATPFSSRIAVPFPSAAGLEPKEDKATGRTDIRLPSTTQPSTTVDGSKWLPGHLKVRSNGSIGRAHTIRAGFVAAPPPPGTSAAAWKLTNSQNKRRRDRDETDGGDQAAEPAVDPLAEATTLYVGNLSFYTTEEQVYELFSKCGEIKRLVMGLDRFQKTPCGFCFVEYYTHQDALDCMKYVGGTKLDERIIRTDLDPGFEEGRQYGRGKSGGQVRDEYREDYDEGRGGIGRAIQSERMKEYDDEGRYVQ
- a CDS encoding ribosomal protein subunit L31, producing the protein MFGPFRFTNPLSGGLLWKIPWRLSRFQKRRHRLRLRAVDSVVATVDSALAKQGQTLEALQRWKAEMPTEAEMLPRDKYTMFDRKAKKYRKGIHKLPKWTRVSQRVNPPGY